Genomic DNA from Methylocystis sp. MJC1:
TCACCGGCCGGCGTTCAAATGCGCCCGGGAGTTCTCCGTAAGCCTCGTCTGACGCGGCTGTCCCTGGGTGGTTTGCGCCAGCAGCATCGCCAGGTCGAGCTGGCGGGCGCATCCGGTCTTTGCGAGGAGGGATTTGATCTGCGTCCGAACCGTCTCTCTGGAAACGTCGAACTCGGATGCGATTTCCTCGACCGTTTTCTGCTGCGTGACGGCGCGCGCAACACGCGCTTCGGCGGGCGTCAGATCGAACAGGCCCTGGATGAGCGCGGCATCGGGCGCAGCTGGCGCTGCGACCGGCGTGACGGTGATTAGGCTGAGGCCGCCACCGAAAAGATCGCGCGCCGCGCCGCTGATCGGAATGAGGTGAACGACAGCCGGATCGCCCCCGGCTCCCTTCGAGGGGAAGGACCGCGCCGACGCCGCGGTTGGAAAAGCCATGCCCGTGACGGCGCGGTTCAGCATCCCGTCGGCGGCGGGATCGAGAAGAGCGATACGATCCTTGGGCAGCCAGGAGATGTGCGGGCGCATGGCTTCGATCAGCTCATTCGCTGCGACGACTCTGCCGCTCGCGTCGAGGACCGCAGCGGGAAGGCCGATGATGGCGAGCGCTTGCGCCGCGGCGCGCAGCCGCTCCAGCCGCCAGCGCGCTGCAAGCAATCCAGCCCGCGCGAGATGCGGGCGAAACCCGTCGAGGCGGGCGATGTCCGATTGATCGAACGAGCGTTTGCCTTTGCGGCGGTTGAGCTGGACCAGGACAAGGTCGCCCGTCGGCACGGGAATCGCCGTCGCGGCGCAATGGTGCAAGCCAAGGGGCCCGCACCATTCGCTCATCACGGAATCCTCGAGCCACTCCTGCTCGGTGAAGCCTTCATTCTCGGCGACGAAGCCAGCACGGTCGAAGGCGATGAGCCGGGAGGTCGCCTTGGTGCGGCCCGCGCCGCCGCCTGGCCCCATCCAGGCGTCGGTCGTCCGCGAGATCATCAGATCGGAACAGCGCCAACCCGTCCATGAGTCGGCGCGGCGGGTGAGAATAATGCCGCCCGCCGCATCGACCAACTCGCCAAGCTCGTGCAAGACGCTCGGCCATAAATCCGGCTCGGCGGCGGCTTCATAAATGCGAGTGACGGTCGACTCGAAGTCCATGGGCGAATCGCGCTTTGACGGGTCTCAAAACGGCCCTAGAGGAAAATATTTCAAAAAGAGTTCTCCCAAAACGCCCCTTCTGTCTAGCCGGGCCAGAGCATAATCGAGCGCGCGGCGCAGCGGCGTATTGCCCTTCTTGACCGCGATGCCGACGCCCTCGCCGAAATAGCGCGGATCAGTGAAAGGGCCGTCCTTGAAGGCGCAGCATCCGCCCGCCTCAGCGCCATTCAGCCAGAAGGACGTGCTGATTGCATCGCCGAAATAAGCCGCGACCTTGCCAGTCCTGAGCGCGTTACGGGCGAGAGCGGTCGTCTCGAAGGTCACGCGTTCTGCGCGCGGATAGAACGTCTTTAGAAAGGCCTCGTGGCGGGAGCCGGCGACGGCGGCCACCTTGCGGTCGTCGATCGCCTCCGGCGAAGCGGCGGGAAGCGTCGTGTCCGCCAGCATGGCGAAGCGGCCCGGGGTCAGGAAATAAGGCGCCGTGAACTCGACCTGTTTGCGCGTCTCGTCGTTGATCGAGAGAGAAGCGATGACGGCGTCGCCGCTATTGTCGTTGAGCGACGGCGCGAGGAGGTCCCAGCTGCGTCTTTGGATCGTGCAGGGCAGCTCGAGCTCGCCGCAAATCGCGCGGGCGAGGTCGACGTTGAAGCCCGCGAGGCTCCCATCGGCCAGGAGAAAATTGAAAGGCGGATAGTCGTCTTCCGTGAGGAAGCGTATCTGCTTTATGTGCGAGAGGTCGGGCTTCGGCAGGGCGTGATGCGGATCGAAGAGGGACGGTGGCGCTGGTGGCGCCGCGGCCGGCGCAGCCGCGGGCGCAAGCGCCAATGCGAGCGCCACCATAACGCGCATCGCTGATCGCCGCGACAACGCCTCGACCCGAAGCGAAAGATTCGAATCAAATTTCTTGCGCAACCGACGCTTCTCGCCGATAGTCAAGCTCGTGTATTTTTTCATGCATTGAGTCATAGTTCATGAGCAAGGCGTCGGTCGACTATTTTTCCTTCGATCCTGACCTGCGCAACCGCGACGATCAGCGCTCGGCCCCACTCTTTCGGCGTCCCAAAAGCCCCCCAGATGAAACATCTGCGGACGGGCGTCGGGCCTCCCATAGGGCGCAAACGGCGTTGCGCGCGCCGCCCGTCGAGATCTCGTTTTTACTCGATCACGGCGTCTCGTCGCGCGATACGTTGGATGAAGCTGCCGCATTGGCGCGTCGTCAGGGCGTCTCGGCAGACGCCGCGCTCCTTGCCGAAGGCGTCATCGAGGAGAAGCTTTTCTATCGCGCGCTCGCCCAAACTCTCGGCGTCGCGTTCATCGACGATGATATAGAACTCGCGCCTGGCGCGCTTGCGACGGCGGGGCTCGGTTATATGCGACTGCGCGACCGCCGCGATGGCGTCCGTTGGCTCTTCGCGCCTTCGGGGACTCAAATCTTCCGCTTGAAGAGCGTGGCCCGCGCCGCAAAGGGGCGACCGCTTTTCGGGATCACCACGCGCACGCGCTTCTCGGAAGCGCTACGTGAGGCCTACCCGCGCGTTGCTGTATATGCCGCAAGTCACTCGGTCGAACAGATCGACGGGGATCTTTGCGTGCGGGGTTCGCTGACGCGAAAGCCTCTCGCCTGCGCGACGGCGGCGTTGATCTGCATTGTCGCTAGCCTGTTCGCGCCTTTCGAAGCTGCGAATTTGGCGGTCGCCTTCATCCTTGCCGCGGCTTTCCTTGCGAGCGTCGTTTTGCGCCTCGGCGCCTGCGTCTCGAGCGCTTCGGCGCAAGAGGACGAGCGTTGGATCGAGGATGCGCGGCTTCCCGTCTATACGGTTGTCCTCGCGCTCTACAAGGAGGCGGCTGTCGCGCCGCAACTCGCGCGCGCCATCGACCGTTTCGATTATCCGCGCGCCAAGCTCGACATCAAATTCGTCATCGAGGCCGACGACGAGGAGACGGCGGCTGCCTTGCGCGCGCATCCGCCGCGCGCGCCGCATGAGATCATCGTCGCGCCCGACGGCGCCCCTCGCACCAAGCCGCGCGCGCTCAATATCGCCATGCCGCTGGCGCGCGGCGCGCTCGTTGCGGTGTTCGACGCGGAGGATATTCCCGACGCGCGTCAGCTCCGCCGCGCCGCCGCGCTTTTCGCCGCCGCGCCACGAGACGTCGCTTGCCTGCAGGCGAGTCTTGTCATCGACAATGGCGCGCTCAACTGGATGACGGGCATGTTCGCGCTCGAATATGCGGCGCTTTTCGATGTCTATAATAAGGGGCTCTCCCGTCTCGGCCTGCCGCTCTTTCTCGGCGGCACGTCTAACCATTTCCGCCTCGACGCCTTGCGCGAAATCGGCTTCTGGGACGCTTACAATGTCACCGAGGACGCCGATCTCGGCCTGCGTCTCGCGCGCGCGGGCTTCGCGGTGCGCACTTTCGACTCCCACACATTCGAGGAGGCGCCGGCCGTCTTTCGGGCGCTCGTCAAGCAGCGCACGCGCTGGTTCAAAGGCTGGATGCAGACGGCGATCGTCCATTGCCGCCATCCCGCGCGGTTCTTCGCCGATCTTGGCGCGAAGCGGGCATTTGCTGTGCTTGCGATGTTCGCGGGCGGCGTTCTGGGGCCGCTGCTCGGTCCGCTCTTGATGTGCCGACTGGCCTGCGACGCCGTTTTCGGCGCTCTGCTGCGGCCGACGACGCTCTTCGAAACGGCTTGCTGCGGGCTGTGGTGTTTTCTCGCGCTGTCAGGGGCGGCGGCGCTGCTTTGGCCGCTTCTCGCCGGAATGAGGCGGCGGCGCCTTTCCTTTCTCCAAGGTTCGCTACCCTATCTGCCGCTCTGGCTTTTCATGCTCAGCATCGCCTGCTGGCGCGCCTTTTTCGAGCTCTGGCTGCGGCCCTTCCATTGGGAGAAAACCGAGCACGGCCTCACCATGCGCGGCCATCCGGACGGCTTAGGCGAACAGCCATTGTTTGAGCATGAAGCCGGCGCTTAGCGCCTTGCTGTAATGCTCATGCAGCATGATATGCGTCATGCCGGCGCGCGGCAGATCGCTCTTCTTCAGCCGGCGGAAGAAGGGGACGAGCACTTCCTCGAAATTGCGCACGGTATATTTGCCGCCATGCCGGTCGGCGACGCGCCCGGCGACATTGGTGAACAGCAGCATCAGCGCCTTGAACAGAACCGGATTGGCAATGTTCTGATCGATTGCGTGTAGCCCCAAGCCGTGGCGGCAGGCGAGGATATAGGCGTTGAGAACGACGTAGACTTCCTCGGCCGGCGCGCCGTCGAAGGCGCCTTTGATCGACCGCAGCGCCGCGTTGAAGGTCACGCGCGAGATCATGCCCTTCTTGCGTTCAGCTGGGCTGAGGAAGCCCGCGAGCGCGGAATCCTCACGCGTAAGGAAGGCGTCGAAAACATTATGCAGCAGCGCCTCGGTTTCCGTCTCCATTTCGGAGAGACGGCGGATATCGAGCAGGAGCTCGTTCGGCACCGGCCGCTGCTTGGTGTTGATGTCCATGAACAGCCGGCATTCCTGCGCGCGCGTCAGCCTGTTGTAGATCACAACCGGCACGCTCACCGAGGATTTGGCGAGCTTGAAGCCGAAAACGCGATGCTGCCCGTCGATGATGAGAAAGGCTTTCGGGTCCTTGCGAAAGGCAAGCGCGCCTTGGTCCTTGTCATAGGAGAGATGCGCGCGCGTCTGCGCCGAGAGCACCACGGCGCCGGGAACCGTGCCGAAGCCCGCGTCGATATAGCGCGCAATGGATCTTGCACGCCGCTCGTCGAGCAGGCGTTGGAAGCCGTCGGTCGGATTTTCGGCCCGAGCCTCGACCGTGCAGGTCTGGGCGAGAAGATCGCTCGGGAGCACGAGCGAATAGAAACGATGCTTGCCCTGGGTGACGATGAGGGCGCGCTCCGAGACCGTTTTGACCTTGGCTGTTTCGCGCGGGCTGGCGGCGTGTTCGGCGCCGTCGTCAGCCAAAAGGGTGGAATCGGCCAGATCGCCTATGGTGTCCCGATCCATTATCGTGATCCCATCGAAACGCGAACTTGACAGCGTTCGCGAAAGGCTGACTCGACGAATCAAAAATCGGTACTTGCGCGGAAGGCTAGGCGTGAATGACGACGGGAACAAGACCGGAATGCTGCGGAATAGCCGGAAACTCCGCTCTCTGCACCCTTAGGAATTGTTCGCGCTTCCTTTGGCGCCCACGTGGTTGTAGAATTTCCGCCAAATTGGCCGGCCGGAGGGGGCGACGCCCATGAGGTCGATCATCTCGTCGATCCGACGACTGACAGGTCAGCCGCTGACGCGGCGCTTCAACAGAAGATATCGAATGAACCGCTACGAACGCACGCCGCAACCGGCCGGGGAAGCCGAGATCGAATATCTCGACGGCGAATATCGCATCCGCAAGCCCGGCGCCTATGTGCGCTGCGCCGTTACGGGCGAGCCGATTCCACTCGAGGATCTGCGCTACTGGAACGTCGACCTTCAGGAACCCTACGCCGGCCCGCACGCCAAGCTCCTGAAGCTCGGGGTCAAGAAACCCGACTGAGGCGCGCGCGGGAAAGCGCGGCGTCGAGCGTCGCCTTGAGCGCGCCCGGCTCGGTAAAGGCGAGGCTGATCGGCAATGTCTCGCTGTCGAGCGCAGGCGGGAGGCGGACAGCGTCCTTCTCTGTGGTCACGAGCGTGGCGTCATGCCGGCGTGCAAGCGCCATCAACTCGGCGAGGTCGAACTCATCGAAGCGATGATGGTCGGGGAAGCTGCGCGCCGCAACGACCTCGGCGCCCGTTTCGGCCAGGCTCCGGAAGAATTTTTCAGGGCGCCCGATGCCGGCGAAGCCAATGACGCGCTTGCCCGTCAGGGCCTTCGCTGCTTTCGGCTCAGGAGCGATTTGCGCCTGGAAAACCGGCTTCGCACACGACGCTGCAAGCCTCCGCCCGGCGGCGCCCGCGCCGATCACGATCAGAGCGTCGGCAGCTGCGATTTGCGCCTCGAGCGGCGCGCGGAGCGGGCCGGCGGGAAGGCAGCGGCCATTGCCCGCGCCATAGTCCGAGTCGATCACGAGCAGAGACAGGTCTGGCGAAAGCCTCCGGCTCTGCAAGCCGTCGTCCAGAATGAGAAGCGTCGCGCCCAGCTCTCGCGCCAGCGCCGCGCTTGCAGCGCGATCCGAGCCGACGATGGCGAGCGCATGGCGCGAGAGCAGCAGCGCCTCATCGCCCACTGTGGCCGCATCGTCGTCAGCTGAAACAGCGAAGGGCTCGCAGCGCCCGCTTCGTTTGCCATAGCCCCGCGTGAGCAGCGCGGGGCGTTCGCCTTCCGTTACGAGCATTTTCGCCAGCGCGATGACGAGCGGCGTCTTGCCGTCGCCGCCAGCCGTCAAGCCCCCGACGACGATCGTCGGCAGTGAGGCGCGCGGCGCCTTGCGGGCCAGACGGACGCGCGTGAGCGCCCCATAAACAAGGCCAAAGGGAGACAGCAGGCGAGAGGCGACCCCTTCCGTGCGCCAGAACTGGGGAGCGCGCATGAGCGCTCAGCGCCCAGAGGCGGCGACTTGCGCGAGGAAAGGCTCGACCGCCGTCATGATCGCGCGCGACGCGCCGCCAAGCTTGTCGACCGCCTCGGCGCCGGCGCGGCCCATGCGGCGCATGCGGGCGGGTTCGGAGAGGAGATATTGCGCGGCGCGCGCGAGCGCGGCGGCGTCGGCGACGCGCGCCGCAGCCTTGGCGGCCGCGAGCTCCGTGTAAATCTCGTTGAAATTGTCGATGTGCGGCCCATAGAGCACTGCACAGCCGAGCTTCGCTGGCTCGATCGGGTTTTGCCCGCCGCCGGGAACAAGCGATTTGCCCATGAAAACAACGCCTACGCTGCGAAAGAAGAGGCCGAGTTCGCCGATCGTATCGGCGACATAGACCTGCGTCTCGCGGCGCGGCTCGCCGTCGCGCGTGCGCAGCGCGGCCGCGAAGCCTTGCGCTTGCGCCAGTTCCGCGACTTCAAGGCCGCGCTCTCGATGGCGGGGCGCGATGATGGTCAATAGATTGGGGATTTGTTTGCTGATCTCGACATGGGCGGCGAGGATCAATTCCTCCTCCCCGGCATGCGTCGACACCGCCGCCCAGACCGGACGGGCCCCGACCGCGCCGTTGAATTCCGCCAGCCGCGCGGCGTCCACCGGCGGCGGCGCCACGTCGAATTTCAGATTGCCGGCGATGCGCACGCAGCGCGCGCCCAGCGCCAGAAAACGCGCCGCATTCTCGGAATCCTGCGCCAGGCAAAGATCGATGGCGCCGAAGACCCGGCGCGCGGCGCCCGGCAGGCCGCTCCAGCGCTCGGCGGATTTTCGCGAGATGCGGGCGTTGGCGAGCACTAACGCCACCCCCCGCGCGCGTAGCGCGGCGACCATATTGGGCCAAAGCTCCGACTCGGCGAAGACGGCGATGTCCGGGCGCCAGTAATCCAGGAAACGGTTCACAAATCTCGGCGCATCCAGCGGGAGATATTGATGAAAGGCGCCCGCCGGCAGTCGCTGTGTGAGAATATGCGCAGAGGAGACCGTCCCGCTCGTCACCAGCACTTCCGCGCCGCGCTGGATGAAGCGCTCGACGAGCGGCAGCAGCGAGACCGTCTCGCCCAGGCTCGCGCCATGCAGCCAGATCAGGCGCCCTTCCGGCCGCTCCCGCGAGGCGACGCCCAGCCTTTCGCCAAGCCGCTCGGGATCTTCCTTGCCCTGGGATGCGCGCCAGCTGAGGGCGGCGCCAGCCAAGGGCGTCGTGGCGATGGTCGCCAATCGATAAAGCTTCAGGAGCGGCATATTTACCGTGCTACGCGAACGCTTTGGGCCAGAGGCGGCGCCGGCCGGCAAAGCGGCCGCGTTTCCCCGACGAGTATAAGTTCCCAAAACCGGCGGATTTGGGAAACGACCAAGCTCGGTCAGAGCCTGTCGTGCTCGGGGTCGAGAAGCTTGTACAGGTGGACGACGAAGTAACGCATATGGGCGTTGTCGACGGTCGCCTGCGCCTTCGCCTTCCAGGCGGCGACGGCGCTGTCATTGTCGGGATAGACGCCGACGATGTCGAGCTTCGAAGGATCGCGGAAGGTCACGCCGTCGAGCGCCTCGAGCTCGCCGCCGAAGACGAGATGCAGCAGCTGCTTGTCCTGTTTCGCGGGCGTCGCCTTCTTTGTCATGACCAGTTTATTCCTTTCGAAACATCGATGGCTATCGTTCGAGTTTCCTCGATGAGGGGCTTGGGCGCGGCGACGAGCATGCCGCGCTTCGAGGAGCTGCGATTGTAGGTGATCTCGCCCCCCTCGACTTCCTCGAGTGCGACGCCAGCTTCCTCGAGAATTACGTCGGCCGCGGCGATATCCCAATCGCGTGCATTGGGCGAAGAGATGACGAGATCATGACGCCCGGCGGCGATATCGACCAGTCTCAGCGCCAAGGACGGCGTGCGCGGGGCGATCGCGATATTCTGCGGCAAGGCGGAGATACGGGCATGCAGCGGACGCGGCGCGATGACCATGGCGCCTGCGAGAGTCCCGCGGATGAGCGGCGAGAGACGCTCGCCATTGAGAAAAGCGCCGAGCCCGCGCGCGGCGGTAAAGGTTTCGCCGCGCGCCGGCGCATGGACGACGCCGATGGTCGGCCGGCCGCGCTCGACAAAGGCGAGAGAGACGGCCCAGCGCTCGTCGCCCCGGGTGAAAGCCTGTGTGCCGTCGATCGGGTCGACGACAAAGATGGCGTCGCGCGACAGGCGCGCGTCATTGTCGGCGGTTTCCTCGGAGAGCCAGCCGGCCTCGGGCGCGAGTCGGCGCATCTCCTCGAACAGGAAGCGGTCCACCGCGAAATCGGCCTCGGTCACCGGCGAGCCGCCGCCCTTGT
This window encodes:
- a CDS encoding helix-turn-helix transcriptional regulator is translated as MDFESTVTRIYEAAAEPDLWPSVLHELGELVDAAGGIILTRRADSWTGWRCSDLMISRTTDAWMGPGGGAGRTKATSRLIAFDRAGFVAENEGFTEQEWLEDSVMSEWCGPLGLHHCAATAIPVPTGDLVLVQLNRRKGKRSFDQSDIARLDGFRPHLARAGLLAARWRLERLRAAAQALAIIGLPAAVLDASGRVVAANELIEAMRPHISWLPKDRIALLDPAADGMLNRAVTGMAFPTAASARSFPSKGAGGDPAVVHLIPISGAARDLFGGGLSLITVTPVAAPAAPDAALIQGLFDLTPAEARVARAVTQQKTVEEIASEFDVSRETVRTQIKSLLAKTGCARQLDLAMLLAQTTQGQPRQTRLTENSRAHLNAGR
- a CDS encoding transporter substrate-binding domain-containing protein encodes the protein MRVMVALALALAPAAAPAAAPPAPPSLFDPHHALPKPDLSHIKQIRFLTEDDYPPFNFLLADGSLAGFNVDLARAICGELELPCTIQRRSWDLLAPSLNDNSGDAVIASLSINDETRKQVEFTAPYFLTPGRFAMLADTTLPAASPEAIDDRKVAAVAGSRHEAFLKTFYPRAERVTFETTALARNALRTGKVAAYFGDAISTSFWLNGAEAGGCCAFKDGPFTDPRYFGEGVGIAVKKGNTPLRRALDYALARLDRRGVLGELFLKYFPLGPF
- a CDS encoding glycosyltransferase family 2 protein, which produces MSKASVDYFSFDPDLRNRDDQRSAPLFRRPKSPPDETSADGRRASHRAQTALRAPPVEISFLLDHGVSSRDTLDEAAALARRQGVSADAALLAEGVIEEKLFYRALAQTLGVAFIDDDIELAPGALATAGLGYMRLRDRRDGVRWLFAPSGTQIFRLKSVARAAKGRPLFGITTRTRFSEALREAYPRVAVYAASHSVEQIDGDLCVRGSLTRKPLACATAALICIVASLFAPFEAANLAVAFILAAAFLASVVLRLGACVSSASAQEDERWIEDARLPVYTVVLALYKEAAVAPQLARAIDRFDYPRAKLDIKFVIEADDEETAAALRAHPPRAPHEIIVAPDGAPRTKPRALNIAMPLARGALVAVFDAEDIPDARQLRRAAALFAAAPRDVACLQASLVIDNGALNWMTGMFALEYAALFDVYNKGLSRLGLPLFLGGTSNHFRLDALREIGFWDAYNVTEDADLGLRLARAGFAVRTFDSHTFEEAPAVFRALVKQRTRWFKGWMQTAIVHCRHPARFFADLGAKRAFAVLAMFAGGVLGPLLGPLLMCRLACDAVFGALLRPTTLFETACCGLWCFLALSGAAALLWPLLAGMRRRRLSFLQGSLPYLPLWLFMLSIACWRAFFELWLRPFHWEKTEHGLTMRGHPDGLGEQPLFEHEAGA
- a CDS encoding DGQHR domain-containing protein; translated protein: MDRDTIGDLADSTLLADDGAEHAASPRETAKVKTVSERALIVTQGKHRFYSLVLPSDLLAQTCTVEARAENPTDGFQRLLDERRARSIARYIDAGFGTVPGAVVLSAQTRAHLSYDKDQGALAFRKDPKAFLIIDGQHRVFGFKLAKSSVSVPVVIYNRLTRAQECRLFMDINTKQRPVPNELLLDIRRLSEMETETEALLHNVFDAFLTREDSALAGFLSPAERKKGMISRVTFNAALRSIKGAFDGAPAEEVYVVLNAYILACRHGLGLHAIDQNIANPVLFKALMLLFTNVAGRVADRHGGKYTVRNFEEVLVPFFRRLKKSDLPRAGMTHIMLHEHYSKALSAGFMLKQWLFA
- a CDS encoding DUF2093 domain-containing protein, with protein sequence MNRYERTPQPAGEAEIEYLDGEYRIRKPGAYVRCAVTGEPIPLEDLRYWNVDLQEPYAGPHAKLLKLGVKKPD
- the lpxK gene encoding tetraacyldisaccharide 4'-kinase, with translation MRAPQFWRTEGVASRLLSPFGLVYGALTRVRLARKAPRASLPTIVVGGLTAGGDGKTPLVIALAKMLVTEGERPALLTRGYGKRSGRCEPFAVSADDDAATVGDEALLLSRHALAIVGSDRAASAALARELGATLLILDDGLQSRRLSPDLSLLVIDSDYGAGNGRCLPAGPLRAPLEAQIAAADALIVIGAGAAGRRLAASCAKPVFQAQIAPEPKAAKALTGKRVIGFAGIGRPEKFFRSLAETGAEVVAARSFPDHHRFDEFDLAELMALARRHDATLVTTEKDAVRLPPALDSETLPISLAFTEPGALKATLDAALSRARLSRVS
- a CDS encoding 3-deoxy-D-manno-octulosonic acid transferase, which encodes MPLLKLYRLATIATTPLAGAALSWRASQGKEDPERLGERLGVASRERPEGRLIWLHGASLGETVSLLPLVERFIQRGAEVLVTSGTVSSAHILTQRLPAGAFHQYLPLDAPRFVNRFLDYWRPDIAVFAESELWPNMVAALRARGVALVLANARISRKSAERWSGLPGAARRVFGAIDLCLAQDSENAARFLALGARCVRIAGNLKFDVAPPPVDAARLAEFNGAVGARPVWAAVSTHAGEEELILAAHVEISKQIPNLLTIIAPRHRERGLEVAELAQAQGFAAALRTRDGEPRRETQVYVADTIGELGLFFRSVGVVFMGKSLVPGGGQNPIEPAKLGCAVLYGPHIDNFNEIYTELAAAKAAARVADAAALARAAQYLLSEPARMRRMGRAGAEAVDKLGGASRAIMTAVEPFLAQVAASGR
- a CDS encoding DUF4170 domain-containing protein gives rise to the protein MTKKATPAKQDKQLLHLVFGGELEALDGVTFRDPSKLDIVGVYPDNDSAVAAWKAKAQATVDNAHMRYFVVHLYKLLDPEHDRL
- a CDS encoding 3'(2'),5'-bisphosphate nucleotidase CysQ translates to MSCRQAAPPLLLFVMSLAETDRPAFLARLEAITREAGEIAMAYFRPGARTAAAISYKGGGSPVTEADFAVDRFLFEEMRRLAPEAGWLSEETADNDARLSRDAIFVVDPIDGTQAFTRGDERWAVSLAFVERGRPTIGVVHAPARGETFTAARGLGAFLNGERLSPLIRGTLAGAMVIAPRPLHARISALPQNIAIAPRTPSLALRLVDIAAGRHDLVISSPNARDWDIAAADVILEEAGVALEEVEGGEITYNRSSSKRGMLVAAPKPLIEETRTIAIDVSKGINWS